The Bradyrhizobium sp. LLZ17 genomic sequence GCGCGGCCGGACGTGCTGTGTCTGCAGGAGACCAAGTGCATCGACGACGCCTTCCCGCTGAAGCGCTTCAAGCGGCTCGGCTACGAGCACGTCGCGCTGAACGGGCAGAAGGGCTATCACGGCGTCGCCATCGTCTCCAGGATTCCGTTCGAGTCCAAGGACATCCGCACCTTCTGCGACAAGATTGATTCACGCCACATCTCGGTGTCGTTTGGCGAGAAGGCGCAAATCGCAAAGCCGCTGGTGGTGCATAATTTCTACGTGCCCGCGGGCGGCGACATTCCCGATCCGGCGCTGAACGAAAAATTCGACCACAAGCTTCGCTTCCTCGACGAGATGACGGCCTGCGAACCGCTGCATCCGCGCGGCGATGACCGGCACATCCTGGTCGGCGACCTCAACGTCGCGCCGCACGAGAACGACGTGTGGTCGCACAAGCAGCTGTTGAAGGTGGTGTCGCACACGCCGGTCGAAACCGAGAAGCTCAACGCCGCGCTGAACGCGGGCGAATGGATCGACGTCGCACGCGAACGCATTGCGATGTCGGAAAAAGTCTACACCTGGTGGAGCTACCGCTCCGCTGACTGGACCGTCGGCGACCGCGGGCGCAGGCTCGACCACATCTGGGTGTCGCGCGCGCTGAAAGACGCGGTCAGCGATTTCACGATCTTGCGCGACGCCCGCAGCTGGGAACGACCGTCGGATCATGTTCCGGTGACGGTGACGCTGGAGGTGTGATCTCGCGCTGCCTGTAGCCCGGATGGAGCGCAGCGCAATCCGGGGCGGCATTTCCGGAGGCGCAGATCCCGGATTGCGCTGCGCTCCATCCGGGCTACGACAACTCACGTGCTGAGCTTGCTGCCCGCCATCAAGATGTCGCTGGCGATCTGGCTCGAGCGGATCGCGAATTCGTCGCGGAGGCGGAGCGCGGCGGCGGGATCGCTTTCGAGCACGCGCTGAAACAGGCTGCGCGCAATGCGGATGACGGAGGAATGCTCCAGCGCGACCGCGCCCGAGGGCCGCTTCATCGGCACCACCAGCGCGAGCTCGCCGATCAGCGTGCCGGGGCCCGCGATCATCTCGGCGCCGGCACCGTCATCGACGCGAAAGGCACCGCGCTGGACCACGAAGCCGGCATCGGCGTCGTCGCCGAGATTGAACAGGACGTCGCCGCGGACGAAGTCACGCTGCTCGGAACCGATCGCGAGCATGCGCAACGAGGCGTCTCCCAACAGGCGCAGTGTCGGGACTCGCTCGAGCAGCGCTACGTCGTCGTCGATTGACATTCAGATCCGAGGCTCAAGGGCGCGCGATCTCAAACGATTCGCACGCCCATCAAGCGTATCACGGCACCAGCTTGTAGCCACCGGCTTCCGTCACCAGGATTTCCGGGTTGGCGGCGTCCTTCTCGATCTTCTGGCGAAGGCGGTAGATGTGGGTTTCCAGCGTGTGGGTGGTGACGCCGGAATTGTAGCCCCAGACCTCCTGCAGCAGGGTCTCGCGCGACACCGGCATCTGGCCGGCCCGGTAGAGGAAGCGCAGGATCGCCGTCTCTTTCTCCGTCAGCCGGACCTTGCGGGCATTGGCCGCGGTCAGCATCTTGGAGCCCGGACGGAAAGAGTAGGGCCCGACCGAGAACACCGCGTCCTCGCTGGCCTCGTGCTGGCGCAGCTGGGCGCGGATGCGGGCCAGCAGCACGGCAAACCGGAAGGGTTTCGCCACGTAGTCGTTCGCGCCGGACTCCAGGCCCAAAATCGTGTCGGAATCGGTGTCATGCCCGGTGAGCATGATGATCGGCGCCTTGAAGCCGCCCTTGCGCAGGGAGCGGACCACCTCGCGGCCATCGGTGTCGGGGAGGCCGACGTCCATCAGCACCAGATCGGGGGCGTTGGCCTTTGCGGCGCTCGCACCCTTGGCGCCGGTATCCACGGCCGAGGCTTCAAATTCTTCGTGTAGCGATAATTGCTCCACCAACGTATCGCGCAGATCGGTATCGTCATCCACGATCAGGATCTTGCGGGCATTGGCCATAGGGGGTCATCCTTTTGGGGTCCGGCTCGGCGCGCATACATGCCGCACTCAACCGTAATGGGAAGTTTTGGGGTCGCTATTTTTATTGTTGTTCGTGTTGAAGTAGTGGGCTGTTACCGATTCACAAGCTGGAATTACTTTAACCCAGAATAGCAGGGCGGTTTGATGAATGTCCTGTAATGAATTCGACACGGCGCTTTCACATGAAAAACAAAGCTAATTCAAACAGTTACATTCAAAGACGGCGCTTTGGCCCGCTCGCGGCAATCCGCGTTAAGCCTGCCGCCGGCAATCCACGCCGGGGCTGGCTGACCGCCGGACAGCTGACCATTCCGGTGGCGCTGGGGCGCGGCGGCATTTTGGCCAACAAGCGCGAGGGCGATGGCGGCACCCCCAGAGGCAGCTACCGGCCGCGGCAATTGTGGTGGCGGGGCGACCGCCACAGCCGGCCGCAAACATTTCTGCCGGCCCGGATCATCACCGGCGCGGATGCCTGGTGCGAGGACCCCGGCGACCGCCACTACAACCAGTGGATCCGGCGCGGAAGCGGGCAGGGCGGCGACCGGCTCAAGCGCACCGACCATCTCTATGATTTCATCATCGAGATCGACCACAACAGGCGGCCACGCATCGCCGGCCGCGGCAGCGCGGTGTTTTTGCACCTGGTCCGCGACAATTTTGCGCCAACCGCAGGCTGTGTCTCCATGACGAAATCAGCGATGCTGCAATTGCTGCGGCGATTGGGACCACGAACACGCATCATCATCGGGTGAGGACGTATCTCTCGACGAGAGATTGCGAGCGAAGCGAAGCAATCCAGAATCTTTCCGGAGAGGCACTCTGGATTGCGTCGCTTCGCTCGCAATGACGAAATCGAGAGTTCGTATGGCTCGCGGCCGTCGGTAACGACTGCTAGCGGTGCCCGAAGATCGCGCTGCCCACGCGGACATGCGTGGCGCCGAGCATGATGGCGGTGGCATAGTCCGCGCTCATGCCCATCGACAGATTACTCAGTCCGTTGCGCGCGGCGATCTTGGCGGTGAGCGCGAAATGCGCCGCCGGCGGCTCGTCCACCGGTGGGATGCACATCAGCCCGGAGATCGTCAGCCCATAGGTGTCGCGGCAGCTCGCGAGGAAGGCATCGGCCTCACCCGGCGCGATGCCGGCCTTCTGCGGCTCCTCACCGGTGTTGATCTGGACGAACAATTGCGGGTGCTTTTTCTGGGATTCGATTTCCTTGGCTAACGCCTGGCAAATGCTCGGACGGTCAACCGAATGGATGGCGTCGAACAGCGCCACCGCCTCTTTCGCCTTGTTCGATTGCAGCGGCCCGATCAGATGCAGCGCGATACCGGGGTAAACAGAGGTTAACTGCGGCCATTTGCCTTTGGTCTCCTGCACGCGATTCTCGCCGAATACGCGCTGTCCGGCGCCGATGACGGGGATAATTGCATCCGCGGCAAAGGTCTTGGACACCGCGATCAGCGTGACCGAGGCGCGCTCGCGCCGCGCGTCCTTGCAGGCACGCGCGATTTCCGCCTCGACGGCGGCGAGCGCGTTTGGTGAATGGCCGGTTACCGGCGCGGCGTTGGCTTCTGTCATCACATCGATCGGCTGCAGGAGTGACGGAGTTAGTTCCAATTTTACCGAGTTCAAGAAAGGGTTTTTGAACCCTTCGCTTTACCTTGCCGATTGGGGTGGGCAGCGAAGATGGCAAACGTCAGTTTCAACCGCAAGCGAGCAAAACTCAAGCAGGTCCTCGGAATCCGGGCGCGGCTTGCGTTGCTCGCGGTGATTCTGGTCGCTCCCTTGATGCTCGAGCGGATCCGTTCGCTCGAGGACACGCGTACCAAACAGATCGCGCAGGCCACGACCGAATTCACCACCGTGGCGAGGCATAGCGCCGATGCGCAGCGCGAAGTGATCTCGTCGGTCGAGACCATCCTGAAATCGGAAGCCTTTATCCGCGCCTCCGCCGGCGGTGTCAGCAAAAGCTGCGACGTGCTGCGCGCCAGCCTGCCGACGAGCCTTCCCTGGATCCGCACGCTCTTGATCGCCGGCCAGGACGGCCGCATCCAGTGCGCGACCAACAATATGTATGTCGGCCTCGACCTCAGCGAGCGCCCCTATTTCCAGCAGGCGCAGGAGACCGGCCGCTTCGTGCTGTCGGACTTCATCATGTCGCAGCCGGTGCCGTCGCCGACTGTGATGGCGGTGTATCCGGTCTCTGCGTTCAGCGGCGTCGCTGACGCCGTCGTGCTCGCGACCGTCAATCTCGACTGGATGTCGAAGGTCATGAACAATCTTGGCGGCCGTCCCGGCATCACGGCGGTGCTGGTCGACAGCGCCGGCACCGTGCTGGCTGCGCCCGCCGATCAGCGCAGCGCAGTCGGACGTCCGCTCGACAACATGCCGCTGATGGCGGCGATTGCCGACATGGCGCTCCGTTCGGACCAGGACGAGGGCTCGCTGTCGTTCCTCGCCGCCGACGGCTCGCAGCGCGCGGTCAGCTTCACCCGCATTGCCGGCACCAATGCCCGCCTGATCGCCAGCATCGACGAGGACAAGGTGTCTGCGGCGGTCAGCCGCGATATCCGCACCGCCTATCTCCAGCTTGCCTTCGTCGTGATGTTCGTGCTGCTCGGTGCGCTGATCGCCGCCGAGAAGCTGGTGATCAACCCGATCGAGATGCTGGCGGACATGGCCAAGCGCCTTGGCGAGGGCGACCTGTCGGCGCGCGCGGCGCGCAATCGCCTGCCGTCCGAATTCGTGCCGCTGGCGCGCGCGTTCAACGCCATGGCCGCGCAGCTGAGCCAGCGCGAGCGCGAGCTGATCGCGAGCAATGACCGGC encodes the following:
- a CDS encoding response regulator transcription factor, producing the protein MANARKILIVDDDTDLRDTLVEQLSLHEEFEASAVDTGAKGASAAKANAPDLVLMDVGLPDTDGREVVRSLRKGGFKAPIIMLTGHDTDSDTILGLESGANDYVAKPFRFAVLLARIRAQLRQHEASEDAVFSVGPYSFRPGSKMLTAANARKVRLTEKETAILRFLYRAGQMPVSRETLLQEVWGYNSGVTTHTLETHIYRLRQKIEKDAANPEILVTEAGGYKLVP
- a CDS encoding diguanylate cyclase domain-containing protein; the protein is MANVSFNRKRAKLKQVLGIRARLALLAVILVAPLMLERIRSLEDTRTKQIAQATTEFTTVARHSADAQREVISSVETILKSEAFIRASAGGVSKSCDVLRASLPTSLPWIRTLLIAGQDGRIQCATNNMYVGLDLSERPYFQQAQETGRFVLSDFIMSQPVPSPTVMAVYPVSAFSGVADAVVLATVNLDWMSKVMNNLGGRPGITAVLVDSAGTVLAAPADQRSAVGRPLDNMPLMAAIADMALRSDQDEGSLSFLAADGSQRAVSFTRIAGTNARLIASIDEDKVSAAVSRDIRTAYLQLAFVVMFVLLGALIAAEKLVINPIEMLADMAKRLGEGDLSARAARNRLPSEFVPLARAFNAMAAQLSQRERELIASNDRLTVMASIDMLSGLANRRGFQSRLDFEWMRAQQYGSELALLMIDVDHFKLFNDTYGHLEGDSCLTRLGESLSGIAADTMGFAARYGGEEFCLLLPNTDVMRAVEIGELVRAAVLKLCLPHITSAHMIVTVSIGVAATRPNETLRPGDLIEAADAALYAAKHRGRNNVVQHGILRIEGATGEIAMAG
- a CDS encoding L,D-transpeptidase, whose product is MKNKANSNSYIQRRRFGPLAAIRVKPAAGNPRRGWLTAGQLTIPVALGRGGILANKREGDGGTPRGSYRPRQLWWRGDRHSRPQTFLPARIITGADAWCEDPGDRHYNQWIRRGSGQGGDRLKRTDHLYDFIIEIDHNRRPRIAGRGSAVFLHLVRDNFAPTAGCVSMTKSAMLQLLRRLGPRTRIIIG
- a CDS encoding cyclic nucleotide-binding domain-containing protein; this encodes MSIDDDVALLERVPTLRLLGDASLRMLAIGSEQRDFVRGDVLFNLGDDADAGFVVQRGAFRVDDGAGAEMIAGPGTLIGELALVVPMKRPSGAVALEHSSVIRIARSLFQRVLESDPAAALRLRDEFAIRSSQIASDILMAGSKLST
- a CDS encoding YggS family pyridoxal phosphate-dependent enzyme codes for the protein MTEANAAPVTGHSPNALAAVEAEIARACKDARRERASVTLIAVSKTFAADAIIPVIGAGQRVFGENRVQETKGKWPQLTSVYPGIALHLIGPLQSNKAKEAVALFDAIHSVDRPSICQALAKEIESQKKHPQLFVQINTGEEPQKAGIAPGEADAFLASCRDTYGLTISGLMCIPPVDEPPAAHFALTAKIAARNGLSNLSMGMSADYATAIMLGATHVRVGSAIFGHR
- the xth gene encoding exodeoxyribonuclease III → MRLSLTTWNINSVRLRIDLVAKFLKSARPDVLCLQETKCIDDAFPLKRFKRLGYEHVALNGQKGYHGVAIVSRIPFESKDIRTFCDKIDSRHISVSFGEKAQIAKPLVVHNFYVPAGGDIPDPALNEKFDHKLRFLDEMTACEPLHPRGDDRHILVGDLNVAPHENDVWSHKQLLKVVSHTPVETEKLNAALNAGEWIDVARERIAMSEKVYTWWSYRSADWTVGDRGRRLDHIWVSRALKDAVSDFTILRDARSWERPSDHVPVTVTLEV